The Malus domestica chromosome 06, GDT2T_hap1 genome has a segment encoding these proteins:
- the LOC103443077 gene encoding uncharacterized protein At5g41620 — protein sequence MREKEALGKGSLERQEMKKEGESGEGGEEKEENLGEKLRGRRRRGVLIRKSTGGGPTTPVSSWSWRPCCPFGLDPIINKDSHFTINTSSSSSYSVSARKLAAALWEFQHFQFLPKMHRGPHTNGGGGGAPPPRLRHLQLQHHHLSRDKKALDLSHFLADNSPSSPDQPESASSLRRHIAASLMQHHRTIERNKLNNHIMQPASPASYGSSLEVAPYNPAVTPSSSLDFKGRVGDSHYNLKTSTELLKVLNRIWSLEEQHTSNIALIKALKTELDHARVKIKELLRVRQADRHELDDLVKQISEDKQVRKSKEQDRIHAAVQSVRDELEDERKLRKRSESLHRKLARELAEVKSSLANSVKELERERKSRRLLEDLCDEFATGIKEYEQEVHSLKQKTDKDWTGRSDHGRLILHVSESWLDERMQMQLDEAECGVSGNNSIADKLSLEIEAFLRAKHMNSLKHTENLMTRNRRNSMESVPLNEVVSAPQDAGEEEDDSFGSDSNCFELNKPTNGDFKLVGDEAGKNHIEKKVKSDPSKKKPISSERVRSRSPSSLQVKFEEQMAWAVSCNGNKKSQMENPEQEKIEGKPPEISTSQKSEHCEATEDNAYRKGNKQDETHVSNSNHMAENLIRSQLLMPDGGGNVHSENNYNEASCSNTGWRNQASPVRQWMARLASPARDMSESSSKLPPRTRENTLKAKLLEARSRGQRTRPKASKNTSKSSERVN from the exons atgagagagaaagaagcatTGGGGAAAGGAAGCCTAGAGAGGCAAGAGATGAAAAAGGAAGGAGAAAGTGGGGAAGGGggagaagaaaaggaggaaaatTTGGGAGAAAAGTtgagaggaaggaggaggagaggagTATTGATTAGAAAAAGCACTGGTGGTGGCCCAACCACTCCAGTGTCCTCATGGAGTTGGAGACCTTGTTGCCCTTTTGGCCTTGATCCCATCATCAATAAAGACTCCCACTTTACCATTAATACcagctcctcctcctcctactCTGTCTCTGCGAGAAAGCTAGCTGCTGCTCTTTGGGAGTTTCAACACTTCCAATTCCTTCCAAAGATGCACAGAGGTCCTCACACTAATGGCGGCGGCGGCGGTGCTCCACCTCCTAGGCTGAGACACCTTCAGCTCCAACACCACCACCTCAGCAGAGACAAGAAGGCTCTTGATCTTTCTCATTTTTTGGCTGATAATTCTCCCAGTTCTCCTGACCAG CCAGAAAGTGCAAGCAGTTTAAGAAGGCATATTGCAGCATCGTTGATGCAACATCATCGGACAATTGAAAGGAACAAATTGAACAATCACATTATGCAGCCTGCATCTCCTGCAAGCTACGGTAGTTCACTGGAG GTGGCTCCGTATAACCCTGCAGTCACCCCTAGCAGTTCTTTAGACTTTAAGGGAAGGGTTGGCGATTCACACTATAATCTTAAAACATCTACAGAACTGCTAAAAGTTTTGAACCGGATTTGGAGCTTGGAGGAACAACATACATCTAATATAGCATTGATAAAGGCGTTGAAAACAGAGTTAGATCATGCCCGTGTTAAGATCAAAGAGTTGCTACGGGTTCGGCAAGCTGATCGACATGAGCTAGATGATTTGGTGAAACAAATTTCAGAAGATAAACAAGTTAGAAAGAGCAAAGAACAGGATCGAATCCATGCTGCAGTTCAGTCCGTGAGGGATGAGCTAGAAGATGAGAGGAAGTTAAGAAAACGATCAGAAAGTCTGCACAGGAAGTTGGCGAGGGAGCTTGCTGAGGTGAAATCTTCTCTTGCTAATTCTGTGAAAGAGcttgaaagagagagaaaatcgAGGAGGTTGTTAGAAGACCTGTGCGACGAGTTTGCTACGGGAATAAAAGAATATGAACAAGAGGTGCATTCTTTGAAACAGAAGACTGACAAGGATTGGACGGGAAGATCTGATCATGGTAGATTGATTCTCCATGTATCTGAATCGTGGCTGGATGAGCGGATGCAGATGCAGCTAGATGAAGCCGAGTGTGGCGTTTCAGGAAATAACTCAATAGCGGATAAGTTAAGCCTTGAAATAGAGGCTTTCCTTAGAGCTAAACATATGAATTCTCTAAAGCATACTGAAAATCTGATGACAAGAAATCGTAGGAATTCAATGGAATCTGTCCCTCTGAATGAGGTTGTGAGTGCGCCTCAAGATGCgggtgaagaagaagatgattctTTTGGCAGTGATTCAAATTGTTTTGAGCTCAATAAGCCTACCAACGGTGACTTCAAATTGGTTGGCGATGAAGCTGGTAAAAATCATATTGAGAAAAAGGTGAAATCAGATCCCTCAAAGAAAAAGCCGATCTCTTCTGAAAGGGTAAGAAGTCGGAGTCCCTCCAGCTTGCAAGTGAAGTTTGAAGAACAGATGGCTTGGGCCGTGTCTTGTAATGGAAATAAGAAGTCCCAGATGGAGAATCCAGAACAGGAGAAAATTGAAGGGAAGCCGCCTGAAATAAGCACATCCCAAAAATCTGAGCATTGTGAAGCCACTGAAGATAATGCTTACAGAAAGGGAAATAAACAAGATGAAACCCATGTTTCGAATTCGAATCACATGGCTGAAAACCTTATAAGAAGTCAACTACTGATGCCGGATGGTGGGGGGAATGTACATTCTGAAAACAATTACAATGAGGCTTCCTGCAGTAATACTGGCTGGAGGAATCAGGCAAGTCCAGTAAGACAGTGGATGGCGAGACTCGCATCTCCTGCTCGTGACATGTCCGAGTCTTCTTCAAAGTTGCCTCCACGGACAAGGGAAAACACCTTGAAGGCAAAACTTCTTGAAGCAAGGTCGAGGGGACAACGGACACGTCCAAAAGCTTCCAAAAACACGTCTAAATCCTCTGAAAGGGTAAACTGA